From the genome of Mastacembelus armatus chromosome 5, fMasArm1.2, whole genome shotgun sequence:
CTGTTATTACTTTTTTTGCattatgtaaagaaaaaaacacactgagattAGACCCTTACCTCCTGTGTAATATTGAGGGGTAATGAGCTTTGTCATCGTTTCAGATTGTGGATCTGGATACAAAGAGGAACAGGAACAGAGAAGCACTGAATGCACTAAAGACTGAAATCTCAGATTCAGGTGAGTGAAAACAACAATTTTTGTGATCTTGATATGAGCCGGGCATATAGTATGTAGTAATCCTGCTTAGGGATGTGCCATTAATAAAATGATACTCACCACTGCTTTCATTTGCAGAAAAAGTGAAGGTTTGCTTTGGAAGCATGTTCATCAAATTTTCTAAATCAAAGACAAAAGAGATGATTCACAAAGGTAAAACTGTCAGtatctattatatatatatatatatatatgctgagTATATTTAGAGTAAAATCTATACCtttgtttgattgacagctgtttgatttttgtttctcGTACACAGACCAAGAGCAGCTTGACAAGGAGATAAATGATCTACGCAAAGCACTGAAAGCAAAAGTCAATTGTCTCAATGAGATGCAAGGTATGGAGTGCATTTTTTCTGTTCCGTTTAAAAGTTTactccagaaacacacactactCCTgtgaaatatatatgtgtgtgtatatatatatatatatatatatatatatttatacccctccttgaaccgccaccttatcgtggtggaggggtttgagtgcccgtatgatcctaggagctatgttgtccggggctatatgcccctggcagggtctcccaaggcaaacaggtcctaggtgacggaccagactaggagcggttcagtgaccccttatggagcgacaattgaggaccgtgacgtcgcccggcatggcgaagccggggccccaccctggagccaggcctggggttcgggctcataggcgagcgcctggtggctgggtctcccccctggggcccagccgggcaaagcccgaaagagtgacgtggggccgtccttctgtggacccaccacccgcaggaggatccataaggggctggtgcatagtggatcgggcagtgttcgaggacggggacctcggcgacccgatccctggatgctgaaactggctctagggacatggaatgtcacctcactggggggggaaggagcctgagcttgtgcgggaggttgagcggtaccgactagagatagtcgggctcacctccacgcacagcctgggctctggaacccagctccccagctcagccgcaacgtgttggagttttcccccctgagtgaaagggtcgtttccctgcgccttcgggtcggggataggtctctcactgttgtttcggcttatgggccgaacaacagtgctgagtacccggcctttttggagtctctcggggggggtgctgaaaggtgctcctaccggggactccataattctgttgggggacttcaacgttcacgtgggcagcgacagtgaaacctggaggggcatgattgggaggaacggcctccccgatatgaacccgagtggtgttctattgttggacttctgtgctagtcacagtttgtccataacgaacaccatgttcaagcataagggtgtccatcagtgcacatggcaccaggacaccctaggccggaggtcaatgatcgactttgtagtcgtgtcatctgaccttcggccgtatgtcttggacactcgggtgaagagaggggcagagctgtcaactgatcaccacctggtggtgagttggatccgctggcggaggaggaagcgggacagacttggcaggcccaaacgtactgtgagggtctgttgggaatgtttggccgaacccactgtcagaggggtctttaactcacacctccgagagagcttctaccagatcccgggggaggctggggacattgagtccgaatggaccatgttttccacctccattgtcgacgcggcggctaggagctgtggccgtaaggtttcgggagcctgtcgtggcggcaatccccgaacctggtggtggacaccggaggtaagggatgccgtcaagctgaagaaggagtcctaccgagcttggttggcttgtgggacttccgaagcagctaACAGGTACCacagggccaagcgtgctgcagcccaggctgtgatggaggcaaaaactcgggtatgggaggagttcggtgaggccatggagaaggactacctgtcggccccgaagaaattctggcaaaccgtccggcgcctcaggagggggaagcagtgctctaccaacgctgtttacagtggaagtggtgagctgctgacctcgactggggatattgtcggacggtggaaggaatacttcgaggatctcctcaatcccgtcaacacgtcttccataaaggaagcagggcCTGGGGAtttggaggctgatccatccatcacccaagccgaagtcactgaggtagttcggcagctcctcggtggcaaagcaccgggggtggatgagatccgtcccgagtacctcaagtctctggatgttgttgggctgtcatggctgacacgcctgtgcaacatcgcgtggcgttcaattcaattcaattcaatttttatttgtatagcgccaaatcacaatacaaatcatctcaaggcactttacaaaaactaaaactaaaaacccaacaattcccttatgagcaagcacttggcgacagtggagaggaaaaaactccctttaacggaagaaaaaaaaacctccagcagaaccgggctcagtttgggcggccatctgcctcgaccggttggggtgagtggatagagcagagagaaaagaacagcaacaataaacaacaaatagacactgcaagttggtggggccagtaactgcacatcagcgataaacagctccaggaccagggacacctgcagaaggtacagagagagagagagagggagggagagagcacaaactagggtagagagagagcacaaggttagtaacattcaatggtggaatatacatgaggtgggagagaagggggggggggggttagggtaggggagctcagtgcaccgatggtcctcgggcagtctaggcctatagcagcataactaactaagggatggttcagggttgcctgaagccagccctaactatatgctttgtcaaagaggaaggttttaagtctagccttaaaagtacagagagtgtctgcctcctgaacccagtctgagagctggttccacaggagaggagcttgatagctaaaggctctgcctcccattctgcttttgagaactctgggaaccacaagtaggcctgcactctgagagcgaagtggtctattgggataatatggtactatgaggtctttaaggtatgaaggagcttgattatgaagggatttgtatgtgagaagaaggattttaaattctattctatattttacagggagccaatgaagagaagccaatataggagaaatatgatctctcttgctagttcctgtcaggactctggctgcggcattctgg
Proteins encoded in this window:
- the pdrg1 gene encoding p53 and DNA damage-regulated protein 1, encoding MDAGCQRVLEYLTEVEEVAEDVLTTKQQIVDLDTKRNRNREALNALKTEISDSEKVKVCFGSMFIKFSKSKTKEMIHKDQEQLDKEINDLRKALKAKVNCLNEMQGKPELRGYNLSPLSTDEIKGINSLLKR